The following proteins come from a genomic window of Panthera leo isolate Ple1 chromosome E2, P.leo_Ple1_pat1.1, whole genome shotgun sequence:
- the RFPL4A gene encoding ret finger protein-like 4A isoform X1, translating to MLKYFHAEGRMGHHVPTGAMAEHFKEVSRCLVCLAYLETPMYLKCGYVCCLRCLDSLQREPDGAGLLCPSCSVVSQKEDIRPGSQLGRLVAKIKELEPQLRAVLRMNPKIRKFQVDVTLDVDTANGYLVISEDLKSVHCGCSRQNRTPRAERFDYALCVLGSPGFSSGRHYWEVDVGTSKEWDVGVCRDSAHRQGPVLLSSEFGFWTVGLRTDLFQAGTMPVTVLSVSPRLHRVGVFLDMNFGTVSFYHVSDGSHIFTFTEIPAAETLRPFFAPGNPTTDRQEVLRICPVRSPGVAGNPTGSGQSK from the exons ATGCTGAAGTATTTCCACGCTGAAGGAAGGATGGGACATCATGTACCT ACAGGGGCCATGGCCGAACACTTTAAAGAAGTAAGCAGGTGTCTCGTGTGCCTGGCTTACCTCGAAACGCCCATGTACCTGAAATGTGGCTACGTCTGCTGCCTGCGGTGCCTGGATTCGCTGCAGAGGGAGCCCGACGGGGCGGGCCTACTGTGCCCCTCCTGCTCCGTGGTCTCTCAGAAGGAGGACATCAGGCCCGGAAGCCAGCTTGGGAGGCTGGTTGCAAAGATCAAGGAGTTAGAGCCCCAGCTGCGAGCTGTTCTACGGATGAACCCAAAGATACGCAAGTTCCAAG tgGACGTGACCTTGGACGTTGACACGGCCAACGGCTACCTCGTCATTTCTGAGGACCTGAAGAGTGTGCACTGCGGGTGTTCCAGACAGAACCGGACGCCCCGGGCCGAGAGATTCGACTATGCCCTCTGTGTGCTGGGCTCCCCTGGGTTCTCCTCTGGCCGCCACTACTGGGAGGTGGACGTGGGGACCAGCAAGGAATGGGATGTGGGTGTTTGCAGAGACTCTGCTCATCGGCAAGGGCCGGTTCTGCTGTCCTCAGAGTTTGGCTTCTGGACGGTGGGTCTGAGGACAGATCTCTTCCAAGCCGGCACCATGCCTGTGACTGTTCTCTCGGTGAGCCCCCGGTTACACCGCGTAGGGGTCTTCCTGGATATGAATTTTGGCACCGTTTCCTTTTACCACGTTAGCGACGGATCCCACATTTTCACATTCACTGAAATTCCTGCCGCGGAGACGCTGCGTCCGTTTTTTGCTCCTGGGAATCCGACCACGGACCGTCAAGAAGTCCTGAGAATCTGTCCTGTGAGGAGCCCAGGCGTTGCCGGCAACCCCACGGGTTCTGGGCAGAGCAAATGA
- the RFPL4A gene encoding ret finger protein-like 4A isoform X2 translates to MAEHFKEVSRCLVCLAYLETPMYLKCGYVCCLRCLDSLQREPDGAGLLCPSCSVVSQKEDIRPGSQLGRLVAKIKELEPQLRAVLRMNPKIRKFQVDVTLDVDTANGYLVISEDLKSVHCGCSRQNRTPRAERFDYALCVLGSPGFSSGRHYWEVDVGTSKEWDVGVCRDSAHRQGPVLLSSEFGFWTVGLRTDLFQAGTMPVTVLSVSPRLHRVGVFLDMNFGTVSFYHVSDGSHIFTFTEIPAAETLRPFFAPGNPTTDRQEVLRICPVRSPGVAGNPTGSGQSK, encoded by the exons ATGGCCGAACACTTTAAAGAAGTAAGCAGGTGTCTCGTGTGCCTGGCTTACCTCGAAACGCCCATGTACCTGAAATGTGGCTACGTCTGCTGCCTGCGGTGCCTGGATTCGCTGCAGAGGGAGCCCGACGGGGCGGGCCTACTGTGCCCCTCCTGCTCCGTGGTCTCTCAGAAGGAGGACATCAGGCCCGGAAGCCAGCTTGGGAGGCTGGTTGCAAAGATCAAGGAGTTAGAGCCCCAGCTGCGAGCTGTTCTACGGATGAACCCAAAGATACGCAAGTTCCAAG tgGACGTGACCTTGGACGTTGACACGGCCAACGGCTACCTCGTCATTTCTGAGGACCTGAAGAGTGTGCACTGCGGGTGTTCCAGACAGAACCGGACGCCCCGGGCCGAGAGATTCGACTATGCCCTCTGTGTGCTGGGCTCCCCTGGGTTCTCCTCTGGCCGCCACTACTGGGAGGTGGACGTGGGGACCAGCAAGGAATGGGATGTGGGTGTTTGCAGAGACTCTGCTCATCGGCAAGGGCCGGTTCTGCTGTCCTCAGAGTTTGGCTTCTGGACGGTGGGTCTGAGGACAGATCTCTTCCAAGCCGGCACCATGCCTGTGACTGTTCTCTCGGTGAGCCCCCGGTTACACCGCGTAGGGGTCTTCCTGGATATGAATTTTGGCACCGTTTCCTTTTACCACGTTAGCGACGGATCCCACATTTTCACATTCACTGAAATTCCTGCCGCGGAGACGCTGCGTCCGTTTTTTGCTCCTGGGAATCCGACCACGGACCGTCAAGAAGTCCTGAGAATCTGTCCTGTGAGGAGCCCAGGCGTTGCCGGCAACCCCACGGGTTCTGGGCAGAGCAAATGA